The nucleotide window GCTCCAGGGTCGGGGAGGGTGTCTTCGCCCCACCAAGTGTGTGGCACCTCTTTCCGCAGCACCTCTTTCCGCACCTCTTTCCAGCACCTCTTTCCATCTTCACCAGGCCCGCCCTCCGAGCCAGCCTCACCGTGTCCACGAAGAGCCCGGCGAAGGCGTCGAAGTGAGTCTTCCGAAACTCGCTGATCACCGAGTGGTCCGGATGGTTTCCCGCCGCGATCACCCGAAACGCCACGTCCCGGTGAGTCGCCGATTCCATTCGCCGTGACGACCGCACTCCCACGCAGTAGCCGTACAGGAGCAGGGCCGTCATCATCCGCGGATCGTAGGGACGCGTCCCTCGTGGATCCTTGGCCTGGGT belongs to Deltaproteobacteria bacterium and includes:
- a CDS encoding transposase, producing the protein MAGVKTYRPWLPRQQYLLAPSPQDWLPEDDLAYFILDVVEELDLGPIIAVTQAKDPRGTRPYDPRMMTALLLYGYCVGVRSSRRMESATHRDVAFRVIAAGNHPDHSVISEFRKTHFDAFAGLFVDTVRLARRAGLVKMERGAGKRCGKRCCGKRCHTLGGAKTPSPTLE